Proteins from a genomic interval of Quercus lobata isolate SW786 chromosome 11, ValleyOak3.0 Primary Assembly, whole genome shotgun sequence:
- the LOC115968473 gene encoding uncharacterized protein LOC115968473, with product MLKNLRKATVQEASCSLGVLSATRIASWETSLDGTFEKAFKFDRAWEEEYVSDADMEPLIEGMAKMDCVNLGRGFFLSRFSSFNDYDKVLRGGPWFIEGHFLAIKPWEPYFKASEAKLTSITVWVRLLELPIEFFNTSVLKEIGSVIGPVLRIDSYIASETRGGYVRLFVQIDLEKPLINSIRVGRLVQRVLYEDISSLCFCYGRIRHKQENCSYYVKQLVKEGDGQVTPKANETREGRLNPIPSMGHGW from the exons atgttaaaaaatttaaggaaagCAACGGTGCAAGAAGCTTCTTGCAGCCTAGGAGTCTTGTCAGCTACAAGGATTGCCTCGTGGGAGACATCCCTTGATGGAACTTTTGAGAAAGCATTCAAGTTTGACAGAGCATGGGAGGAAGAATATGTGTCTGATGCTGATATGGAGCCTTTGATAGAAGGTATGGCTAAG ATGGATTGTGTAAACTTAGGTAGAGGTTTTTTCTTGAGCAGATTTAGTAGTTTTAATGATTATGACAAAGTGCTCCGTGGGGGACCATGGTTCATTGAGGGGCATTTTCTTGCAATCAAACCATGGGAACCATATTTTAAAGCTTCCGAGGCCAAACTAACTTCAATTACGGTATGGGTGAGGCTTCTTGAGTTgccaattgaattttttaatacatCCGTGCTTAAGGAGATTGGGAGTGTCATTGGGCCGGTACTTAGGATAGATTCTTACATAGCTTCTGAAACTAGAGGTGGTTATGTGAGGCTGTTTGTTCAGATAGACTTGGAGAAGCCACTCATAAATTCAATCCGGGTGGGGAGACTGGTGCAAAGAGTTTTGTACGAAGACATTTCCTCCTTATGCTTTTGCTATGGAAGAATTAGGCATAAACAGGAAAACTGTAGCTATTATGTGAAGCAGCTTGTTAAGGAGGGCGATGGACAAGTTACTCCAAAAGCTAATGAAACTAGGGAGGGGAGGCTCAATCCGATCCCAAGTATGGGCCATGGATGGTAG